CGTGAGACGAGCTATAGCCGTGTCATGGTGGTTTTCTTCATGGTGCTGGGGTCGGTGTTTTTGTTCCTTTGCCGCCGCATCACCTGGTCGATGATCAGGCGTCTTCGCCGCAGGGGCGTCGATATGCGGCGAATTCTCGTCGTCGGCGTCTCGCCGCTGGCCCAGCGCGTGGCGGCGCAGCTTGAGGCATACCGGGTTTTAGGCTTTCAAGTGGTGGGTCATCTATCCGAGACGGTTGTGGCTGACGGGAAGGCGGGCGATCTTCCGATTCTTGGCACTCTTGGACAAATTCGTGAAGTTATTGAGCGCGAGGAAATTTTAGAGGTCTATGTCGTTCTGCCCGCCGAGAGGCAGGATGAGCAATCGAGACTGCTAGATAGCCTGAGCGATTCGAGTGTGGATCTTCGCGTTGTTCCCGATCTCGTGGAGCGGATGAGTTTGAATGCTGGTATCGAGGAACTCGACGGGACTCCTGTTATCCTTCTATCGCAGACCCCTTTGCTTGGGTGGAATCGCATTGCCAAGCGCTTGATGGACATTGTATGCGGTCTAGCTGCGCTGGTCATCTTTGGACTCCCCATGTTTGTGATCGCGCTCTTGGTTAAAATTACGAGCCGGGGACCGGTTTTTTATATGCAAGAGCGCATGGGTTTAGATGGCATCAAATTTGAGATGTATAAGTTTCGCTCGATGCGAATGGGCGCCGAGGATGAGAGTGGTGCCGTGTGGGCGAGCCCGGGCGATGATAGGCGAACCGCGCTGGGCTCTTTCATGAGAAGAACGAGTTTGGATGAGCTTCCCCAGCTATTCAATGTGCTAAAGGGTGATATGAGCCTGGTGGGCCCAAGGCCTGAGCGGCCTGTGTTTGTCGATGATTTTCGCAAGTCTGTTCCTGGCTATATGCTTCGCCACAAGATGAAAAGCGGCATGACGGGCTGGGCTCAGGTGAACGGATGGCGGGGGGACACCTCTATCGATAGGCGAATTGAGTGCGATTTGTACTATATCGAGAACTGGTCGCTGGCAATGGATCTGAAAATATTGTGGCTTACGGTGTGGAAAGGTTTTGTCAGTCAAAACGCATACTAATTGAGGTCTTGTCTTGTCGTGAATGTGAAAAGTGATGGCGCCCTTGCTGTGATTCCCGCCCGTTGGGCCTCAACGCGTTTTCCGGGAAAACCGTTGGCCGATCTGGTGGGGCGGCCCATGATTGAATTTGT
The nucleotide sequence above comes from Nitrospinaceae bacterium. Encoded proteins:
- a CDS encoding undecaprenyl-phosphate glucose phosphotransferase; translation: MARRYGQLNVVLLFAGDVAALGISWTLAYFFRFRLELIPVIRGYPPISDYLILLPFVWLAWMLAARLTQLYWFRVGLKSTVEIGRLARTMGWTVLMIIALTFFYRETSYSRVMVVFFMVLGSVFLFLCRRITWSMIRRLRRRGVDMRRILVVGVSPLAQRVAAQLEAYRVLGFQVVGHLSETVVADGKAGDLPILGTLGQIREVIEREEILEVYVVLPAERQDEQSRLLDSLSDSSVDLRVVPDLVERMSLNAGIEELDGTPVILLSQTPLLGWNRIAKRLMDIVCGLAALVIFGLPMFVIALLVKITSRGPVFYMQERMGLDGIKFEMYKFRSMRMGAEDESGAVWASPGDDRRTALGSFMRRTSLDELPQLFNVLKGDMSLVGPRPERPVFVDDFRKSVPGYMLRHKMKSGMTGWAQVNGWRGDTSIDRRIECDLYYIENWSLAMDLKILWLTVWKGFVSQNAY